Part of the Bos indicus isolate NIAB-ARS_2022 breed Sahiwal x Tharparkar chromosome 6, NIAB-ARS_B.indTharparkar_mat_pri_1.0, whole genome shotgun sequence genome is shown below.
ATGCTCTATATATTAGGCATTGGATTTGTTGGGGCCAGTCAGGATTACTGAAGACAAATTTGAGATGTGTGTGAAAACCTTCTGCAAATGCAAAGCACTGTTAAGTACCAGTTAACAGTTACTACAAAGATGTTGTTGTACTATGTCCCAGTCTTTGGAATAAAGGTATTTAACATTATTCCTAGCATCTTCCTCCTGAAACTGCAATTGGTTGTGGTTTATTTAATCCTTTGtaaattatttcttcttaaattctCACCAATGGCACAGAAAGTGATTATATGACTTATAATTCAAATACTATTTGCTTAGGAAAAATCATATCCAGAAATTGTCCTAAtaacagttaaaaagaaaaccacaaaagtAGAAATATGAACTGTGTAGGCACATTAAAGTAAGCCAAGTCCTATATATTCTTTAACTTTAAAAGGATGACTCTTGTGGTAAGCGATTGCCCAAGTTATAATGAGTTCAACAAGCTCATTCTTGTGTGATTTCTAAAGCCAAGTTTATATTTGAATAGTGAAAAGGATCCTTTCTGGTAAACTGAATTTGCTGGGTGGACGTGATGCAAATGACAACCTATCCCGACTTCTACAAGTTTTCAAGGTACAGAAAATATGAGCAATTGAAATTCTTGGTAGAAAACTTTAACACCTCAGCgaaacatatttataaattattttattataaactgGGCAAGTGAGAATTTATGGAAGCTCCGATTGTCACAAAAAGTAATAGCAATAATTACATATTTTGACCTTAAAAATGATACTTTAATAATCGTAAGTAGATAggtaaggtgaagtcgctcagtcgtgtccgactctttgcaaccccatggactgtagcctaccaggctctacCATTcgtgggatttttcagtcaagggtactggagtgggttgccatttccttctccagaggatcttcccgacccagggatggaacccatgtctccttcattgtaggcagacactttaccgtctgagccaccaaggaagtctcaagtAGATGAATAGCAAAAAAAATGTGAATGTTatattaaacttaaaactttCTATTCATTAGATGTaccaaatttaaatattttaatttcatcttattGGAGatgatattattattgttattagtaTTTTGGTGTTTTACCAGCCTAATCACTGGGGCACATTTTTAAGAACTGTAGTTCTAGAGCTTGGTAGCCATTCCATTtactcagaaaaatattaaatggcaAAAATGACATAAAGGTAAATGttatactcttaaaaataattatttttacaaaacttGAAATACTAAAACTAAGTagcaaaaactaaaatagaatattaaaccTTTACTTTTATGCACATTTAATTGTTCTCTCCTGCCACTAAATAACAAAATATCTTGATTTACAGTGCAACCCAATCTGTCCTAAAAAGTAGTGTAAATAACTGCAGCTTCAgggatatttctttttattaacagGTTAAGATGTTTCCTGGTTTGGATATATTAAAAGTCCCCTTTCTTGGAATCCTGCATGGATTGCTAGCAGCTCAGGAGCTAGAACAATTCTGTTCACACCAAGGGAGCTTTACCTGAATTcagttcttttttgttgttttaagtacATTTACAAACATGATTATGCCCACAGGTAACAGGAAACCAGTGTTTCAAACGAAAAACTTGATCACACTACCCGATAACACAGGTATCCTGAACAAGTGCACGAACGCCCCAAGGCTTCATGCTGCTGCCagaaggacatatttttttgatTGCTAAGAACTGCCAGATGACGCTTCATGAAATATAAATGCAAGAAAGCCTCTGAGAGAGCTCAATAAAAACCTTCCACCCATCGGTCTAGAAGGATAAGAGCAAGATACTATTAACAAGTGCAGGAAATGGATTTCGGGGTTCCAATATCAGTCTATCTCTTGATCAATGGTaggtcatttctttttattgtgttaaTGTTGTGTCATTGTAAAATGTGAACAGGATTTGCTTTCTCTGTGTGAGTGAGAAGTTGGCTTTTAGCAATTGTTCTTTATGACAAAGATCCAAGCAAGGAATCCGTGGATTCATTTAGTTTCTTATGTAATCTTTTGACACATTCCTCTCTTAATATATTTTGATACCTTTTTTCTGAGATCTCTATATTGTTTGTTCTATACAACTGAAGAGCAGTTGAGACATTTTAACTATGATATGAGAGTATCCTTTTGATTGAGTGAGTTATAAATGTATTCATGTTCTCTTAACAATTAGTGGGTTTCTATTTTCTCTAGCTGTAATGTAGTGAATGGAATTGATATACATGAGAAACTGTCAGAAAACTGCCCTTAGTAGGTTATGGATCTCAAATGTAgatgaattaaaaatagaacagatGTGGGAATAGACAGAATAACTTTTGATCTGTTGCTTGTACGTTGAAGGAGGCTAGCCTGCTAAAGATGCCTTTCCCCTCCTTCACACAGCAATGACAGCACTGACTGGAGAGGCAGCCAGCACTATAAGCCCCCCAATCACAACCCAGCAGAGTAACTGGACAGTTAACAAAACAGAAGGTATTTTTCTTCACACTTTTGTATttcaagtgactttttttttaatgttttagcgAAATTTAGATTGTGATAAAAGCAACattggaaatttttaaacatatatcttATTATTAGACAATCTTTTATGGGGACATTGTGAAATGGAAGTGGCAGGTAAATATGTCGCAaagaatcatctttttaaaaggagGAAGTGGAGCAGATGAGAGAAAGTTGTCTTCAGTTACAGTCTTGGATGTGAAACCTACCACACTTTCTGCCTGATTCCTGCTGAGTTCCCAACAACCCAGGCATGTCTAAAGGCAATTTGTCCCCATTTTTACATTCTCGATGAGTAACAATATTTTGATCTGTGATTATGAGCTTTTGCAGCCAAAATTTCTGGCAAGCAGATGAAGCCTTAATCCACTTTCTCTAATCTTCGGAAAcgtcttttttcttgtttgtctttggggttttttgttattttagtgTACGCTGTATTTCCCAACCACTTGTACccaatttttgttgttgatggtgatgacatattttattattgttattaaaatagTTTCTGGCCATTGCTGAGCATCAGCATGTTTCCAAACTCTTTGAACTCTTAGAGGTGAATTTAGGAAGCTTGTTATCTGCCAAGACCTGTGTATCAGGTGGGTGTGATTCTCAGGCAAATCAAATATCACTCCCTGATGGGAAGGTGGGCTTTGTGATTTACAACAAAAGAAACACCATGTCTTGCTCTCAGAGCCCAGCAAATAAAAGAAGATGAAGTCAAATACTTTGTTTGTGAACATGAAAGATAGTAATATTTAAGTATTCTTTATTTCAccaataattttgtattttaaaaacttccttaaaatattttacccATTTGAATTTTGGAGCATGtattaatttgaaaaacaaaatatgcgGCTTTTAGAATAACTTTTAGCCAAATTCTTCATGTTTCCAAGCCTTTAAACAAAGAGAAAGCATCCTTGTTGGAAGATAATACTGTTGAAATTAAAGAAGTACAGTTCCCTCTCAGTGTCGGACAGTTTGCCCATCACCACCGTTTTTCTTCCCTAATAGTGAACTGCAAATCAGTAGTCGCCAAGTtacaggcaataatattggaaaGAAAAGGGATTGAATGTATCACTTCAGTAGTTTTCCTTTGTGTTCTTGATTGGGGAATTCTCGTTTCCTGCTTATTGTTTAATCTAAAAAATCTGAATCTAGTACCTCAGGAAAATTTTTGTGAAGTTATAATTAATATTCTTGTCCTTAGGGGGAAGATGAGTCTCTAGTctactctctttttaaaaatgtcttctttcaGTTCTCACATTTTCTAGTAAATCCTGATTCAGGCTTGGTTAATTGAACTGAGTTAATCTTGAAGTAGGAAGAACCTAGTACAGTTTATAATGGGAAGTTCTCACTGCCTTAATGATCAAGGTGAGAAATTAGATTTACTATGCTACATTTAacaaaatgaatatgaattttaagGTAATGTGCGATCTCAACCAAAATGAAGCTATGCGTTGAGGACATATGATGTTTATtcacaacaatgacaaaaataaaatgccacTAATTCTGCTTGAGAAGAATTTAAGAATCAAATATTAAACTACACTAAAATTATGCTGTTTTACCCAAATGTCATTCCCACTGCATAAACCTCAAGAACAGCATAGGTATATGTCTTTAATACTTCAAGGAATGAAAGATAACCATtctgaaatatatgtattttgctGCAGTACAGCTTCCCAAAGGGAAGTTTCCCATAAAAAGGCTTTTGGACACTTGACCACAAAAGTTTGACCAAGTATGGTCATCTGAAGAATCTAAGAGCTAGAAATCAAAACCCAAGTTTTCTAATTCCAACTCCATGGCTTTTCCTACAGTCTCATAATGCCTCTTGAGTAAAATTTCTAATTAACATCCAAAGGTATTGTCTTAGCTGTGTTAAGCCTGAGCCATAAATTATTTCTGGCTTCATATACGGGTCATAACAATACCTCTTCTGAAATCAGTTATGGAAAACAATTTCCTTTCCATTAGCTACTTAAGGTCCACAGATGAGCAAGGGCAGATTCTCATCTCACTCCTCTGGGGAGTGAAGAGAAATCAAATTCATTATCTCACAAGCACATATCCACATCTCCCTAAGTGCTTACTTCTCAGGTATATGAAAGTTTCTATATTTATTAGCATCCAGGATACATTTGGGAAGCCTTGTTTAAGACACCATACTGACTAGTATCAATGCTGCCACCTTTTGGCAGACTTGTATCTATATCTTATAATGAAATTTCTAAAGAACAGAATGATAATCAGTCCACCTCCACCACCTAATTTATTAATGTGTCTAGATAATATTAACCTAACCTTTGTATATGTAACCTGCCAAAGGAATGAATCAATAGTTCAAGTGGCAGAGCACTCAAAGaatattcttaaaatgaaagGCCTTTTTGTATATGTGTTACGAATCTACTATGAAAGCGTGACCCACTTCATCTGTTAATATAGTATCTCCTTTTTCTAGCTGACTACACAGAAGGACCCATAGCCTTGAAGTTCTCAcatccttgcctggaagatcACCACAGTTACTGCATCAATGGTGTCTGTGCATTCCACCATGAGTTGGAGAAAGCCATCTGCAGGTAGTTGCAAAGAACTTCCCAAGTCCTAGAGATGGGAGAAGGAGAATGTATGGTGTTTCACATGGTACCTTTATATACACCTCTATTTTACCCAGTAAAAAAGGTACATGCTCTGAACATGATTCACCAATTCTCTTTGTATTTGAATATCTAAGGAGTCTTTTTCTAACCTACCTAATTCTCACTGCTTAAAAGTATGGTTCCTAGATTAGCAGCATCCGTGtaacctgggagcttgttagaaatgcagaagctCATGCCACACCTCAAAACTACTGAATCcaaaacaact
Proteins encoded:
- the EPGN gene encoding epigen isoform X1, with product MDFGVPISVYLLINAMTALTGEAASTISPPITTQQSNWTVNKTEADYTEGPIALKFSHPCLEDHHSYCINGVCAFHHELEKAICRCFTGYTGERCEHLTLTSYAADSYEKYIAIGIGVGLLLSGFLVIFYCYIRKRYLKLKSPYNICSGGRPL